From the Euphorbia lathyris chromosome 6, ddEupLath1.1, whole genome shotgun sequence genome, one window contains:
- the LOC136231890 gene encoding uncharacterized protein, which produces MEEEQQQQHHDSAMEVAVETTESIEENYSWPPIRFDLPPQRTHHFSKQFRTGPNFNNFLKGVKWSPDGSCFLTNSEDNTLRLFSLPDNCGALDSNACSLDADEDSYDASLIVNEGESVYDFCWYPYMNASDPVSCVFATTSRDHPIHLWDASSGLLRCTYRAYDNVDEITAAFSIAFNPGGTKIFAGYNKSIRVFDIHRPGRDFAQHATAQGNKEGQTGIISSIAFCPTQSGLLATGSYSQTTAVFREDNMELLYVLHGQEGGVTHVQFSKDGNYLYTGGRKDPYILCWDMRKTVEVVYKLYRCSENTNQRILFDVEPSGRHLATGGQDGLVHIYDLQTGQWLTGFQAAADTVSGFAFHPFLPVAASSSGHRRFQVPESDDCFENLSLNGNENCASLWTFSCGSAMENGTEIHSGGDFSSR; this is translated from the exons ATGGAGGAAGAACAGCAGCAACAGCACCACGATTCGGCCATGGAAGTAGCTGTAGAAACCACGGAATCCATTGAAGAAAACTACTCATGGCCTCCAATTCGATTCGATTTGCCTCCGCAGAGAACCCACCATTTCTCTAAACAGTTCAGGACTGGTCCCAACTTCAATAATTTCCTCAAAGGCGTTAAATG GTCTCCTGATGGGTCGTGCTTTTTGACGAATTCGGAGGACAATACCCTGCGTCTATTTTCATT ACCAGATAATTGTGGTGCCCTTGATTCTAATGCATGTTCTTTGGATGCTGATGAAG ATTCTTATGATGCAAGCCTCATCGTGAATGAAGGGGAGTCTGTTTATGACTTCTGTTGGTACCCATATATGAATGCTTCAG ACCCTGTCAGTTGTGTATTTGCTACTACTAGTCGTGATCATCCTATTCATCTCTGGGATGCTAGCTCTGGCCTG TTGCGTTGTACATACCGTGCTTATGATAATGTAGATGAAATTACGGCCGCCTTTTCGATTGCATTTAATCCTGGTGGAACCAA AATTTTTGCTGGATACAACAAATCTATAAGAGTATTTGATATACATCGGCCTGGTAGAGATTTTGCCCAGCACGCAAcagcccaaggaaataaagaaggGCAAACAG GGATAATATCTTCCATTGCTTTTTGTCCAACTCAAAGTGGACTATTAGCTACTGGTTCTTACAGCCAGACTACTGCAGTCTTTAGAGAGGATAATATGGAACTGTTATATGTTCTTCACGGTCAAGAAGGTGGGGTTACACAT GTCCAATTCTCAAAAGATGGAAACTATCTTTATACTGGAGGACGAAAG GATCCGTATATACTTTGCTGGGATATGCGAAAAACTGTTGAAGTCGTATACAA GCTGTACAGATGCTCGGAAAACACCAACCAGCGGATATTATTCGATGTCGAGCCCTCAGGCCGACATCTCGCCACAGGCGGTCAG GATGGTTTAGTTCATATATATGATCTACAAACTGGGCAGTGGCTAACTGGTTTCCAGGCTGCTGCAG ACACAGTAAGTGGTTTCGCTTTCCATCCATTCTTGCCTGTGGCTGCTTCGTCTTCAGGACATCGAAGATTTCAAGTCCCTGAATCTGATGATTGCTTTGAGAATTTGAGTTTGAATG GTAACGAAAACTGTGCTTCTCTGTGGACATTTTCTTGTGGTTCAGCAATGGAGAATGGAACTGAGATACATAGTGGTGGTGATTTCAGCAgtcggtga